The following proteins come from a genomic window of Musa acuminata AAA Group cultivar baxijiao chromosome BXJ1-7, Cavendish_Baxijiao_AAA, whole genome shotgun sequence:
- the LOC103992825 gene encoding uncharacterized protein LOC103992825, whose product MAEDAVRSYGNNEDLNVELSHTNGSVTHFQYHSQWMAHWKRASSISAHQCHKHCTLSDASNRKNCLKQEGYSQVENTKSGKVQLVSIGTREGTTPESRNVCSSELNELGLTLHVHRSAEFVGAEKGRCEMDNTLVPKDVHTYDGVVVSDKLHLHNFSDSSINWENYNTCHSLNSDEIHFPKYDISWKIDNILNPKRGPGHGQVANRFVKLHLPLKGTMLGSHVTESKAKEISTSSDQEIEPCDTVNGLQNFQDGISASTSLPAMVRSKAEMPNMKSPVCIKDRRMSSESDHTLDEHRVLRDLWPGKSPLSYLIRENDTEDVLHQPLNYMSNCFIHNVASLDIHNYVHPVNNIDGDAQNPFNAIHYQLTTKNMPMELSREKQLIEDSTETAKAKVTPLFEMLTVPATARNQGMWQGDSLPLINSNSMENGVDVNGIEIHMMGNRERPSAKTDAIHIEACLEKNSPKGTISDRLQKDLPHTNLIKSHSPSPSAIQETLSRYVNSSDKTGSVSTGGLSTSRTESMNVDQVFSHVQRSKNSNTSSIIENLAQMEQCKRWLKRLRHKSSGAFGLGSKRTKIGDHPTNAEVCSFSSKAHNYDTSSSAMTKCPKEQQIPDTTKDIPSTSECSYGVSARDVQYWIKRWCYKTPQTVKAHVSVVTPGLWEPENRKVLPDNIEGKQFPSIRAIALMGRAMNKFQTGQFQRKGSSVVWNIEDF is encoded by the exons ATGGCAGAGGATGCTGTACGAAGTTATGGAAACAATGAAGATTTAAATGTTGAATTAAGTCACACAAATGGGAGTGTAACTCACTTTCAGTACCATTCACAATGGATGGCACATTGGAAACGAGCAAGCAGCATTTCAGCTCATCAGTGCCATAAGCACTGTACTCTTTCTGATGCAAGCAACAGAAAAAATTGCCTAAAACAAGAGGGCTATTCGCAAGTCGAAAATACGAAATCTGGGAAGGTTCAACTGGTAAGCATAGGTACGAGGGAAGGAACAACCCCCGAATCCAGGAATGTGTGCAGTTCTGAGCTTAATGAATTAGGCCTAACATTGCATGTTCACCGGTCAGCTGAATTTGTGGGAGCTGAAAAGGGAagatgtgagatggacaatactcTGGTGCCGAAAGATGTACATACATATGATGGAGTTGTAGTATCAGATAAATTGCATCTTCATAATTTTTCAGACTCCTCTATAAACTGGGAAAACTACAACACATGCCATTCTCTGAATTCAGATGAAATTCACTTTCCTAAGTATGACATAAGTtggaagattgataatattttaaATCCTAAAAGAGGACCTGGACATGGTCAAGTGGCCAATAGATTTGTTAAGTTACATCTTCCATTAAAAGGAACTATGTTAGGCTCCCATGTAACAGAATCTAAAGCAAAAGAGATTAGTACAAGTAGTGATCAAGAGATTGAACCCTGTGATACTGTTAACGgcttacaaaattttcaagatgGTATTAGTGCATCAACTTCTCTGCCTGCGATGGTCAGATCTAAAGCTGAGATGCCAAATATGAAGTCTCCTGTGTGCATTAAAGATAGAAGAATGTCTTCAGAATCGGATCACACACTTGATGAACATCGG GTGCTAAGAGATTTGTGGCCAGGCAAATCTCCTCTTTCATATCTAATTAGGGAAAACGATACTGAGGATGTTCTTCATCAGCCATTAAACTATATGTCCAACTGCTTCATTCATAATGTTGCAAGTTTGGATATACATAACTATGTTCATCCTGTGAATAATATAGATGGAGATGCACAGAACCCTTTTAATGCTATTCATTATCAGTTGACAACAAAGAATATGCCAATGGAGTTGTCGCGAGAAAAACAATTGATAGAAGATTCGACAGAAACTGCAAAAGCAAAAGTTACTCCCTTGTTTGAAATGTTAACAGTACCAGCAACAGCAAGGAACCAAGGAATGTGGCAAGGAGATTCACTGCCTTTAATTAACTCAAATAGCATGGAAAATGGGGTTGATGTAAATGGAATTGAGATACATATGATGGGAAACAGGGAAAGACCATCAGCTAAAACTGATGCAATTCACATTGAGGCTTGCCTGGaaaaaaactctccaaaag GCACAATTTCTGACAGACTACAAAAG GACCTTCCACACACGAACCTAATAAAATCCCACTCTCCATCACCTTCAGCAATCCAGGAAACTTTGAGCAGATATGTTAATTCCTCAGACAAAACTGGTAGCGTAAGTACTGGAGGACTGAGCACATCTAGAACTGAAAGCATGAATGTAGATCAAGTTTTTTCTCATGTTCAGAGGTCCAAGAATTCAAATACTAGTAGTATAATTGAAAACTTGGCACAAATGGAGCAATGTAAAAGATGGCTCAAGCGCCTCAGACACAAATCTTCAGGTGCTTTTGGCCTTGGTTCTAAGAGAACAAAAATTGGAGATCACCCCACTAATGCAGAAGTATGTAGCTTTTCAAGTAAAGCACACAATTATGACACATCCAGCTCGGCGATGACAAAATGTCCCAAGGAACAGCAGATACCCGATACGACCAAAGACATACCAAGTACTTCTGAGTGCTCCTATGGAGTATCAGCAAGAGACGTGCAATACTGGATTAAAAGATGGTGTTATAAGACCCCTCAAACAGTTAAAGCTCATGTGAGTGTAGTTACACCTGGGCTATGGGAGCCTGAAAATCGAAAAGTGCTTCCTGATAATATTGAGGGGAAACAGTTCCCAAGCATCAGGGCGATAGCTTTGATGGGGAGAGCAATGAACAAATTCCAAACAGGTCAGTTTCAGAGAAAGGGATCATCAGTGGTGTGGAATATAGAGGACTTTTGA